The genome window tcttttttttttttttttttttttttttttttttttttttttttttttttttggttttttgtttttttgcatCACCTTGTAGTTCTTATCTAAGATATGATTATATGTGTTAAAACGAGCCCTACGTATACCCAATTGATCCATGGCCAATAATAGCTATGATTTTGCCGACAGTAGCTGATACCTACGAACAAATAGAGGGGCTTGATCAATTTTAGGGAGAGTATCCAACGGCTAGAATCGGCCTAACTAAATCATAACCAGTGAAAATTCATAATAAGGTCTTGTGAAACCAATAAGACTTAATCATGCACatctcttttatctttttctcaGCTTTTTGGTCTGCCAATTGAAGCTCAAAAATGTGACTTATCTCTATAAGCCTATATGGTATTATTATACATTGCACATTGCACATTGCACTATGAATTTTTACCAGCATTATTATATGCAATGTTAATTTTGTCACAAtacattttatatattatgatTACCTCTTGGACAAGATCATCCCAAGCATCCTGAAAGTGGGTTCCAAAGAGAAGGCCTGGGCCACTTTGGTCAGTGGGGTCCACTGAGGTCCTCCCCAAGCAGACAAGAAACATGGAGCCCCCTTTCTTGAGCTCCTTGGCTCTTGACCTGAGAAAGCTTGCCAAGTCTGTCTGGAACTGCTTCTTGTATGCAATGGCTGTGCTCTCATTTGCTCCATGAATGAACACCCTCTCCTTGTTGTAGGCTGCTGATCTCTTGTCTAGCACACTCTCTGGTACCTGGGCCCCACGCAACACATACAAGAATTATCAATAATAATTTACTCTAAATTAATCGATCTAATCTACGAAAAGAGAATTCAAACTTGAATATAAAAAGTAGACTCACTGTTCCAACTAGCTGACCTAACTCAGGTATACAATATGCCAAATTCTAAGATTTGAACTTTTACTACACAACAAAATAACTATTGAAAATCCCGAGCATTTGCATAAAGTTGCATGCTCATAAGCCAGTTGCTTAAATTCTTCAAAACATTTGACCAGGCTCGCTCTGCTTTTGCTTCATCTTTTTGGTCTAACCGATTTGacttttagtattttttttacctTGAATGGAATGCATTTTGGCTTTCGACTTTGCTAGTTTGTTGAGTAGTGACGACAATTATGCAGTAGGTAGATTGCTGTAGACAGACTGAATGAAATGATTTAGAAGCTTTTGTTTCTAATTAAATACCATTAACCCATTAATTAATTCTAGCCTTTGTGACTTGATTAGGCAATCTAGTTAAGCATACAATTATTGAGGTTGGGGTATAAAATAATTCCTAATTAATTTTAACTAGGGTAGGCATAATTCCTAATTAATTTTAACTAGGGTTAgaataattactaattttaACTAGGTTTACGATCAGTTCTTCCCCAACCCTGAAGACCATAAATCAGGGGCATTAACTTTTTGACCTACTCAAAGCAGGCCAGAAAAACAGATAAATGCTTAAAATATTTCAACGtacagtttttattttattttatttattatttttaacacCTCTTTTGCACAAGTGTGGACGTGGCACAATATCCTTAGAAACAAACAagtattaattagtttaacaTATTTGTCATCACCAACCTAGAATGTTGTACGTACTATAACTATATTataccataaaaaataaattaagtgGCAAAATAAGATTATTAGTTAGTAAGTATCTATCACAACCAATAATAATGGGTTAATTACCTGCGAGAGCCAATGCAAGGAAAACGCAGAGTGGAAAAGGTCAATGGACCTCGACGGGAAGAGCCGCCTGTAGAAGGAGCCGGGGACGCCAGCAGCAAAGTAGGAGCGGTGGCTGTCGGCGGCGAGGGTCTCCTCCATGCTGCCGCCGTGGTTGGCCATGGGAGGGAGGAGCTGGAAGAGGGTGTTGAAGTCGTTGCTAGGGAGATCAGAGAAAAAGGCTGAGAACTCAGGTGGTTCACATCCCAAGGCCTCATAGCGCTTGGCCATGTGTTTGATGATCACATCTATGATGTAGATGGTGTTGCTTCCACTTGAGCATCCAAGGTCCACAACCACAAAGGGGACTTGTGGAGAGCTCAGCTGCACATTGTCTAGGGTTTCTTTAAGCAGGTGAAGCATGGATCTTGCATGTATGGcctgaaaaaaattaaggacaCAATTACTTGGGCAGATAAAGAAAATGACGAAACAAGTTTTGATTAGtgttaattaaattaagcAACTGGTTTAATTAAGGGACTAACCTGGGCTTGGGAATTGTTGGCATAGCTGGACTCTCCTTTGCCTCCTTTCATGCTAAATATCTTCTCGAGCTTTATACTTGAAACTACAACGTTGTCTCCCTTGGGAGCCATGAATTTGATCAATTAAGGAGAAGTATTTGTAAAAAGATTAATATTGCTATGAGGGTGAAGGGTGAAGTTGGAAAATGGTGGGTATATATAGAGGGAGAGcaagagagaaaggaggatagaaagagaaagaagggtggtgttatttttgtttttcttttccaaagaGTGTGTGAATAAATTATGATATAGTGCATTTTGGAGTGGCATGATGACGAGCTAGCTCTTTAATTGTGTTCCCTAAAGAATTTTCCATGTGCGCCAAGTTGGCGTTGATGTGACAATGCTCTTTAATTAGCCTTAAAAGTATGGGCGGTTGATATGTTTGTCATTTTGTAAAAACTTGGATTTAGGCTATCGGGATCTACTCCAACGAAAAAAGGtcttaatttatatattagtaGTCTTAAATTCGAATTTCATAACGTTATAATAATGTGCGTGAGAAACTCATTTCTTTTCAGTTTAGACTATACTTTGGAATTGTTGGGATTTTACGGTTTTTGTTATTGATATTAAGAAGGTTTGAATGcccatttatttattataataatgagGGGACATGTAGGCCGACCTCTACACATACCATCTACAATAGAGTatcctaaataaataatatcaGAAGGTATCTCAAACCAAActaatataaataaatcacacatagaaaataaatctttCGCAGACTCAACATGATATGTTCAAAACTCAACAAATACTTTTAGTTATTAATCAAATCGAAGTGGTCCAAATTTAAGTTCaataattttctgtttaagaTATGTAACACACATTAAAAGTTACATTATTTCTCGTCTCCAATATTTATTCTGAGTTTCGTCGAATTCTAGTAGCTTGTTCTTGCTTCCATTCTGTTAAATAGCTCAAGTTCTATCAACAAAGTTGACAATGGTTTGCCAAATTGAACattaagagaagaaaaaaacccataacaaaacaaaacttataATTAATCTGACCTAAACAGGCAAAGCTACatggagaagagaaagaaagtaaACCTGGAATTGGGACTTGTTGCCTTCTTCCCTGCATCCAGCCGAGCTCTCAACCTTCATATGAGAAACAGCAACTTGGAATCCATTTGAAGCCATGGTTCTGGGGGTAAGAAAAGATGATAAAATTGTTCAATGCTTATGGATGCAGATGCAGTGAGAGCTATTGTTtgtacatatttatatatgtaaaatCAGTGGTcacaaatttcttgaatttggtaatATATAATAAGTGACGGTTATGTATTAAAggcatttaaaaataaacttcCAATTATGCCCTTACTTACGTTAAATTAAAAAGAGTCAAAAACTGATACAATAAAGGTATAATAACGGTTAGAAATAAATTTTTCTCCTTAGAAAAAAAACATCTCTTCCTATTTCCCGGAGTAACTTCCTCCCCACAGCGACATGCATAGCATGTGACCTTTGTCAACAGAAAAATGGTAAGTTTAAGAATAGATTTAATAACGTAAGAAtagatttattattattattattttaccaAAATTAGAAAGAAGGAGGGAAGTTTTCTCATACATATATTTCTCGCTAAAGTGCcatgaatttattattaatttttaatcatCCCTCCCTTTCTCCCTactttttctatgtttttgtAACTTCTACTTTCCATCAACGCAACACATGTATAGCATGCATGGAAATTTCTAGTGATaataaaaa of Prunus dulcis chromosome 4, ALMONDv2, whole genome shotgun sequence contains these proteins:
- the LOC117624998 gene encoding indole-3-acetate O-methyltransferase 1-like, which codes for MAPKGDNVVVSSIKLEKIFSMKGGKGESSYANNSQAQAIHARSMLHLLKETLDNVQLSSPQVPFVVVDLGCSSGSNTIYIIDVIIKHMAKRYEALGCEPPEFSAFFSDLPSNDFNTLFQLLPPMANHGGSMEETLAADSHRSYFAAGVPGSFYRRLFPSRSIDLFHSAFSLHWLSQVPESVLDKRSAAYNKERVFIHGANESTAIAYKKQFQTDLASFLRSRAKELKKGGSMFLVCLGRTSVDPTDQSGPGLLFGTHFQDAWDDLVQEGLITNEKRDSFNIPMYASSLQDFKEVVEDVGSFTINKLEIFKGGSPLVVNQPDDAAEVGRALANSCRSVAGVLVDAHIGDHLGNELFARVEQRGTGQSKELLEQLQFLHIVASLSLA